The following nucleotide sequence is from Paenibacillus andongensis.
GTAGTCACGATACGCCTAGATTGCTTACCGTCTGTGGCGACGAAAAAAGATTCAAGCTTGCCGTCTTGTTTCAGTTTATTTTCCTCGGCGTGCCATGTATCTATTACGGGGACGAAGTGGGGATGAGGGGAGGCCAAGACCCCGATTGCAGGAGACCGATGATTTGGGACGTGGAAGAACAGAATCACACACTTCTGGATTTTTATCGGAGTTTGATTTCCCTGAGAAAAAGACATCTTGCCCTGCAAGAGGGTTCATTTCGAATTATTTATGCAAAAAATCGTCAACTTGTCGTACAAAGGCAGCATGCCAGCGAACAACTTACCATTTGTTTTAATCATAGCGAACACTCGGCTTCCGTAAACTTTGCACTTCAAAGTGAATCATCGCCTGAAATACTCATGGGTAACGGAACATGCCAAATGGCCGAAAATCAGATTTCCGTAAATTTACCTGCATTCGGTTGGATCATTTTGGCTGCGTCGCTGTAAGTAATTGACAAAGTAAAAGCGATGTGATTAAATCAACCTAAACGTTTAAGTAGGGTGGGTTTATCATGAAAAAAGCAACCATAAAAGATATAGCCGGAGCGGCTGGCGTATCCATTGCCACAGTGTCTTACATTTTAAATGATGTCAAAACGCAGTCCATTTCTGATGAAACGCGTGTGAAAGTGCTGAAAATCGCACAACAGCTTAAGTATGTGACGAACCGGACGGCTCAGTCGTTAAAAATTAAGAAAACAGGACTGATTGGCATCCTGCTGTTTAAAGACAAGGATCAGAATGCGTGGTCTGATTTGAAATATGTTAGAACTATATACAAGATTGAGCAGCTATGCAGCAAGTTGGGCTATCATGTTCTCTTTATGCAAATCGACAGTACGGCACCTTCCTCTAAGATCATCATGGAAAGAAATTTGGACGGCGTCTTCATCATCAATGTCGATAAAGAAAAGTTCTCAACGATATCCAATTATTTCGGTTTCGGTATCCCGATATTCATCATCGACAGTTACATTGCAGACAATTTATTTCACAAAATCATGCCGAACTTTGAGCAAAGTTTTCGCGTGTTGAATGATTTGTTCGCGGAATCCCCGCAATTTCTCATTATGGATGCTTACAACAATGAAGAACTGGTGGAGCTCATTAAAGACAAATCCAACCTGGATGAAGATCGGATATATATTTACGAGAACAGAGAGAGTTTGAACACTTTCTTAGCCAAATTTACCGATCGCCCTGGGATTGTAATGAACGAGTTTTTGGCTAATGAAGTATACAAGACTCATAAGAAAACAGTGGCTATATGTACGTGCCATTACTCGGAAATTCTCCCTGAAGAAATGATGAAAATCCAGTTTGAATTAAATGATTATGAAGAGATTGTGCGCAGTTTGGATCGGTACATGAATGAGCAGGATTACGTAAACCCTGATAAGTTTTTCTTATTGACAACCAAATTGTGACTTTGTTACAAGGAGAAATGCTTTGTGAATTCATCAAGGCTCATCGAGTTCAAAGATTTTTATTCCAAGACCCTTAATAATTACAGAAATATATTTGTTTATTTGCCTCTTAGTTACGATACAGATCTACAGAAGCGATATCCTGTTCTATACATGCACGATGGCCAGCACGTATTTTTTGAGGATCAAAAGGGTGAATCGTGGGAGGTTCACACAACGGTAGACAAACTGGTTTCGCAAGGAAAGATGCGAGAAATCATTGTTGTTGCGATCGCCCATGTTGAAGACGCAAGGATTGCGGAGTATATGCACGC
It contains:
- a CDS encoding LacI family DNA-binding transcriptional regulator, with product MKKATIKDIAGAAGVSIATVSYILNDVKTQSISDETRVKVLKIAQQLKYVTNRTAQSLKIKKTGLIGILLFKDKDQNAWSDLKYVRTIYKIEQLCSKLGYHVLFMQIDSTAPSSKIIMERNLDGVFIINVDKEKFSTISNYFGFGIPIFIIDSYIADNLFHKIMPNFEQSFRVLNDLFAESPQFLIMDAYNNEELVELIKDKSNLDEDRIYIYENRESLNTFLAKFTDRPGIVMNEFLANEVYKTHKKTVAICTCHYSEILPEEMMKIQFELNDYEEIVRSLDRYMNEQDYVNPDKFFLLTTKL